A stretch of Onychomys torridus chromosome 2, mOncTor1.1, whole genome shotgun sequence DNA encodes these proteins:
- the LOC118578703 gene encoding signal-regulatory protein beta-1-like isoform X1, translating to MLDLDTWPHTPHSVLLLALLLGLTGAATQKELKVIQPEKSVSVSAGDSATLNCTVTSLLPVGPMMWFRGTGQSRHLIYSFTGEKFPRVTNVTDTSKRNNLEFSIRISNVTPADSGTYYCVKMYSADSDRELQSEGGTELYVLAKPSPPVVSGPTVRVTPGKTVSFTCKSHGFSPRNITLKWFKNRNGLSHFQTTVDPKGESISYNISSTAQVVLSPQDVYSQIICEVAHVTLQGGPLCGTANLSDIIRVPPTVEISQQPSVLWNLISVTCQVHKFYPSSLRLTWSENGKVSQIEEPSMFTVNKDGTYSWTSRRLVNVSAYEEDMLLTCQVEHDRQPAVLKTHTVVISAQQREQEQKSSDTAEILVALLLGPKLLLVIGAIAIYMHKKQKA from the exons ATGCTTGACCTTGACACCTGGCCACACACTCCTCACAGTGTCCTGTTACTGGCCCTACTGCTGGGACTCACAG GAGCAGCTACACAGAAGGAGCTGAAGGTGATTCAGCCTGAGAAATCAGTTTCTGTCTCTGCTGGAGACTCAGCCACTCTGAACTGCACTGTGACCTCCCTGCTCCCTGTGGGGCCCATGATGTGGTTCAGGGGTACAGGGCAGAGTCGGCACCTAATATATAGCTTCACAGGAGAGAAGTTCCCCAGAGTCACAAATGTTACAGatacttcaaagagaaacaacCTAGAGTTTTCCATCCGCATCAGTAATGTCACACCTGCTGACTCTGGTACCTactactgtgtgaagatgtacaGTGCAGACTCTGACAGGGAGCTTCAGTCTGAGGGAGGCACAGAGCTTTATGTGCTTG CTAAACCGTCTCCTCCTGTGGTCTCGGGCCCTACAGTCAGAGTTACTCCTGGGAAAACTGTGAGCTTCACATGCAAGTCCCATGGCTTCTCTCCTCGGAACATCACACTTAAGTGGTTCAAAAACAGAAATGGGCTCTCTCACTTCCAAACTACTGTGGACCCCAAAGGAGAAAGTATCTCCTACAATATCTCCAGCACAGCCCAGGTGGTGCTAAGCCCTCAGGATGTCTACTCTCAGATCATCTGTGAGGTGGCCCATGTCACCTTGCAAGGAGGCCCACTCTGTGGGACTGCCAACTTGTCTGACATCATCCGAG TTCCACCCACTGTGGAGATCAGCCAGCAGCCATCAGTGCTATGGAATCTGATAAGTGTCACCTGCCAGGTGCATAAGTTCTACCCTTCAAGCCTTCGCTTGACCTGGTCAGAGAACGGAAAAGTATCCCAGATAGAAGAGCCTTCTATGTTCACAGTCAACAAGGATGGAACCTACAGCTGGACCAGCAGGCGCTTGGTGAATGTATCTGCCTATGAGGAGGACATGTTACTCACCTGTCAAGTTGAGCATGATAGACAGCCAGCAGTCCTAAAAACCCACACTGTGGTGATCAGTGCACAGCAGAGGGAACAAG AACAGAAGTCATCAGATACTGCTGAAATCCTTGTAGCTCTGCTCCTTGGACCCAAACTGCTACTGGTAATTGGTGCCATTGCTATCTACATGCATAAGAAACAGAAGGCCTGA
- the LOC118578703 gene encoding signal-regulatory protein beta-1-like isoform X2: MFGTCSSQGAATQKELKVIQPEKSVSVSAGDSATLNCTVTSLLPVGPMMWFRGTGQSRHLIYSFTGEKFPRVTNVTDTSKRNNLEFSIRISNVTPADSGTYYCVKMYSADSDRELQSEGGTELYVLAKPSPPVVSGPTVRVTPGKTVSFTCKSHGFSPRNITLKWFKNRNGLSHFQTTVDPKGESISYNISSTAQVVLSPQDVYSQIICEVAHVTLQGGPLCGTANLSDIIRVPPTVEISQQPSVLWNLISVTCQVHKFYPSSLRLTWSENGKVSQIEEPSMFTVNKDGTYSWTSRRLVNVSAYEEDMLLTCQVEHDRQPAVLKTHTVVISAQQREQEQKSSDTAEILVALLLGPKLLLVIGAIAIYMHKKQKA; this comes from the exons atgttcggaACGTGTTCGTCGCAGG GAGCAGCTACACAGAAGGAGCTGAAGGTGATTCAGCCTGAGAAATCAGTTTCTGTCTCTGCTGGAGACTCAGCCACTCTGAACTGCACTGTGACCTCCCTGCTCCCTGTGGGGCCCATGATGTGGTTCAGGGGTACAGGGCAGAGTCGGCACCTAATATATAGCTTCACAGGAGAGAAGTTCCCCAGAGTCACAAATGTTACAGatacttcaaagagaaacaacCTAGAGTTTTCCATCCGCATCAGTAATGTCACACCTGCTGACTCTGGTACCTactactgtgtgaagatgtacaGTGCAGACTCTGACAGGGAGCTTCAGTCTGAGGGAGGCACAGAGCTTTATGTGCTTG CTAAACCGTCTCCTCCTGTGGTCTCGGGCCCTACAGTCAGAGTTACTCCTGGGAAAACTGTGAGCTTCACATGCAAGTCCCATGGCTTCTCTCCTCGGAACATCACACTTAAGTGGTTCAAAAACAGAAATGGGCTCTCTCACTTCCAAACTACTGTGGACCCCAAAGGAGAAAGTATCTCCTACAATATCTCCAGCACAGCCCAGGTGGTGCTAAGCCCTCAGGATGTCTACTCTCAGATCATCTGTGAGGTGGCCCATGTCACCTTGCAAGGAGGCCCACTCTGTGGGACTGCCAACTTGTCTGACATCATCCGAG TTCCACCCACTGTGGAGATCAGCCAGCAGCCATCAGTGCTATGGAATCTGATAAGTGTCACCTGCCAGGTGCATAAGTTCTACCCTTCAAGCCTTCGCTTGACCTGGTCAGAGAACGGAAAAGTATCCCAGATAGAAGAGCCTTCTATGTTCACAGTCAACAAGGATGGAACCTACAGCTGGACCAGCAGGCGCTTGGTGAATGTATCTGCCTATGAGGAGGACATGTTACTCACCTGTCAAGTTGAGCATGATAGACAGCCAGCAGTCCTAAAAACCCACACTGTGGTGATCAGTGCACAGCAGAGGGAACAAG AACAGAAGTCATCAGATACTGCTGAAATCCTTGTAGCTCTGCTCCTTGGACCCAAACTGCTACTGGTAATTGGTGCCATTGCTATCTACATGCATAAGAAACAGAAGGCCTGA